One region of Thermodesulfovibrio thiophilus DSM 17215 genomic DNA includes:
- a CDS encoding alpha-hydroxy-acid oxidizing protein has translation MNWQEVKKIAKERLKPYCRVCPVCNGVVCSGEVPGMGGVGTGSSFRSNIEALNKYKLNLSAIHDVKQPDTSIEIFKQPLSLPVMAAPVTGSTYNMGGAVTEEIYAQEVIAGSLMAGTVGWTGDGADPLMYGSGIEAIKMNNGKGIPIIKPRAQDEIIKRIRQAEDAGAVAVGIDIDGAGLITMALKGQPVSPKSPKEIEEVVKSTKLPFILKGIMTVKEAEIAYNLGISAIVVSNHGGRVLDHTPGVADVLPEITEKMKGKITIIADGGVRSGADVLKLLALGADCVLIGRPVIIAVFGGGREALKLYFETIRNDLKQAMLLTGVGSVKNVSKDILRV, from the coding sequence ATGAACTGGCAAGAAGTTAAAAAGATAGCAAAAGAAAGATTGAAGCCTTACTGCCGTGTTTGTCCTGTATGTAATGGAGTAGTTTGTTCAGGCGAAGTTCCAGGAATGGGAGGTGTTGGAACAGGCTCTTCATTTAGGTCTAATATTGAGGCATTGAATAAATATAAACTTAATCTTTCGGCGATCCATGATGTAAAACAGCCTGATACATCAATTGAGATTTTCAAACAGCCTCTTTCTCTACCGGTAATGGCTGCGCCGGTAACAGGAAGTACATATAATATGGGTGGAGCTGTTACAGAGGAAATTTATGCTCAAGAGGTTATTGCAGGCTCTCTTATGGCAGGAACAGTTGGATGGACTGGTGATGGAGCAGACCCTTTAATGTATGGTAGTGGTATTGAGGCAATAAAAATGAACAATGGCAAAGGGATTCCAATAATTAAACCAAGAGCCCAAGATGAAATAATAAAGCGAATCCGTCAGGCTGAGGATGCTGGTGCTGTGGCAGTTGGAATTGATATTGATGGAGCTGGTCTTATAACAATGGCACTTAAAGGTCAGCCAGTCAGCCCAAAATCTCCAAAAGAGATTGAAGAAGTGGTAAAATCAACAAAACTTCCTTTTATTTTAAAAGGAATCATGACTGTTAAGGAAGCTGAAATAGCATATAACTTAGGTATTTCAGCAATTGTTGTTTCCAATCATGGAGGAAGAGTTCTTGATCATACTCCTGGTGTTGCTGATGTTTTACCTGAGATTACAGAAAAAATGAAAGGAAAGATAACAATTATTGCTGATGGAGGTGTTCGCTCGGGAGCTGATGTTTTAAAGCTTCTTGCACTTGGAGCTGATTGTGTTCTTATTGGTAGACCTGTTATAATCGCAGTTTTTGGAGGCGGAAGAGAAGCACTTAAACTTTATTTTGAAACTATTAGAAATGACCTTAAACAGGCAATGCTTCTTACAGGAGTTGGATCTGTAAAAAATGTATCGAAAGATATTTTAAGAGTCTAA
- a CDS encoding site-specific integrase, with protein sequence MKLDRSLIPGLENRHSFIDNCHGFILFTKTKNGERREIPLNNTLKQLLAQLFTQRRLDTEYVFYNPDTGKSCHDAKRGFNTVCRKADIKDFHFHDLRHTFATQLVMNGYDLTTVKELLGHKDIKMTLRYSLPGS encoded by the coding sequence ATGAAATTAGACAGATCTTTAATTCCAGGTTTAGAGAATAGACACAGTTTTATTGACAACTGCCACGGATTTATCCTGTTTACTAAAACCAAAAACGGTGAAAGAAGAGAAATACCCTTAAACAATACTCTTAAACAGCTGCTTGCTCAGTTGTTCACACAGAGAAGACTTGATACTGAATACGTGTTTTATAACCCCGATACAGGAAAATCTTGCCATGATGCAAAAAGAGGCTTCAACACCGTATGCAGAAAGGCAGACATAAAAGACTTTCACTTCCACGACTTAAGACATACATTTGCAACTCAGCTTGTTATGAACGGATATGATTTAACAACAGTTAAAGAACTTCTTGGACATAAAGATATTAAAATGACCCTCAGATACTCACTTCCTGGCTCCTGA
- a CDS encoding transposase, translating to MQKIRQMGLEDFVTQIAEMEPASAIKYLSEALINLFMLKERDFFLKSDQSTQNKANGFYPRNLACLLGNLSLKIPRDRTGQFRPQVLPQQWQRYDRDFQDLLLNLILQSYSPKKSFPQTDHQLCFIHMQRNIFRNMSKEDACRFNEEINRIKLINNYEEAVNAFEPLCSQSWWIFLVS from the coding sequence ATGCAAAAAATTAGACAAATGGGATTAGAGGATTTTGTAACACAGATAGCAGAGATGGAACCTGCATCTGCAATAAAGTATCTAAGTGAAGCATTGATTAATCTTTTTATGCTAAAGGAAAGGGATTTTTTTCTTAAATCAGATCAGTCAACACAAAACAAAGCAAATGGATTTTATCCAAGGAATCTTGCCTGTCTTTTAGGTAATTTATCTCTTAAAATTCCAAGAGACAGAACAGGACAGTTTAGACCTCAAGTGTTACCACAGCAGTGGCAGAGATACGACAGAGACTTTCAAGATTTGCTGCTTAATCTGATACTTCAAAGTTACTCCCCAAAGAAATCTTTTCCTCAGACTGATCATCAACTCTGCTTTATACATATGCAGAGGAATATATTCAGAAATATGTCAAAGGAAGATGCCTGCAGATTTAACGAAGAAATAAACAGAATCAAGTTAATCAACAACTATGAGGAGGCAGTGAATGCATTTGAACCCTTATGCAGTCAATCATGGTGGATATTTCTAGTCAGTTAA
- a CDS encoding transposase has product MVSSLILIFFFCFSKNMWKKLRTTNVIERSFRELRRRTKTMSCFNNVKSI; this is encoded by the coding sequence ATGGTTTCCTCCCTTATATTGATTTTCTTTTTTTGTTTTTCAAAGAACATGTGGAAGAAATTAAGAACAACAAATGTGATAGAGAGATCTTTTAGAGAATTAAGAAGACGGACAAAAACAATGAGTTGCTTTAATAATGTAAAAAGTATTTAA
- a CDS encoding SH3 domain-containing protein: MVKNYFSTSKLISIKTILLIIINIFIFNNFSEALCIKTESANIRLGPSTSYKKAWTVGKYMPLVKVGLSVDRNWYAVKDVDGDVNWVHKSLVTDQIKCGVVKAKKVNVRGGPSTKYSKLGFVEKYYSFKVIKIQGNWVKFQDQWGDSGWIHKSYLWIP; this comes from the coding sequence ATGGTGAAAAACTATTTTTCAACTTCAAAGCTTATAAGTATAAAAACGATTTTATTAATAATTATTAATATTTTTATTTTTAATAATTTTTCTGAAGCTCTGTGTATAAAAACAGAGTCGGCAAATATAAGATTAGGTCCTAGCACGAGTTACAAAAAAGCATGGACAGTTGGTAAATATATGCCTCTTGTTAAAGTTGGACTGAGTGTAGATAGAAATTGGTATGCTGTTAAAGATGTGGATGGAGATGTTAACTGGGTCCATAAAAGTCTTGTGACAGATCAGATAAAATGCGGCGTTGTCAAAGCAAAAAAAGTCAACGTAAGAGGCGGACCTTCCACAAAGTACTCTAAATTAGGTTTTGTAGAAAAATATTATTCCTTTAAAGTAATAAAAATTCAAGGAAACTGGGTAAAATTTCAAGATCAGTGGGGTGACTCAGGGTGGATTCATAAAAGTTATTTATGGATACCATAA
- the treZ gene encoding malto-oligosyltrehalose trehalohydrolase, with translation MKTWTLHIGANIKKDGVFFRVWAPKSSSISVCLVEGKKKYQMKKEEKGYYSAFVKGIKAGSRYFYLIDNDKLRPDPVSRFQSEGVDGSSMVVNPYEFNWDDQSWKGISFEDLIIYELHTGTFTKEGTFEAIIPYLNYLKNDLGINAIELMPVGQFSGERNWGYDGTYIYAPQNSYGGPEGLKKLINSCHNLGIAVILDVVYNHLGPEGNYLSDYGYYFTDKYKTPWGPAFNYDDAYSDEVREFIINNAIYWVKEYHIDGLRLDAIHGIFDFSPKHIISDIRKAVHNEGKKLDRKVFIIAESDLNDVRVVNPPYKGGYGVDAQWNDDFHHSLHSLLTEEKIGYYQDFGHFNQLVKALKEGFAYTGQYSGYRKKRHGSSSKHLPPSRFVAFSQNHDQIGNRMMGERLSSIIGTDSLKLAAAIVVLSPFIPLIFMGEEYAENSPFQYFVSHSDPELIDNVRKGRTDEFASFNWQEEIPDPQDAKTFLRSKIDLNLRYSGKHKEIFKVYRTLIKLRKDNPSLGVFERKNIKVESFDRVLIIKRKLNREQTACIFNFHNRAASIEVKLDTGTWINLFSITESLENTIVSNGSVVIELDKYAFLILKKLK, from the coding sequence ATGAAAACCTGGACATTACATATAGGAGCAAATATAAAAAAAGATGGAGTTTTTTTCAGAGTTTGGGCTCCAAAATCTTCCTCCATTTCTGTTTGTTTAGTAGAAGGAAAGAAAAAGTATCAAATGAAGAAAGAAGAAAAGGGATACTATTCAGCATTTGTGAAAGGGATTAAGGCAGGCAGTAGATACTTTTATCTTATTGATAATGATAAACTAAGACCAGATCCTGTATCAAGATTTCAGTCTGAAGGCGTTGACGGTTCTTCTATGGTTGTTAACCCATATGAATTTAATTGGGATGATCAATCCTGGAAGGGAATCTCTTTTGAAGATCTCATAATATATGAACTTCATACAGGAACCTTTACAAAAGAAGGGACATTTGAAGCTATTATTCCTTATTTAAATTATTTAAAGAACGATCTGGGTATAAATGCTATTGAACTTATGCCTGTTGGTCAATTTTCAGGAGAAAGAAACTGGGGTTATGATGGAACTTATATCTATGCTCCTCAGAATAGTTATGGAGGACCTGAAGGTTTAAAAAAACTGATAAACAGTTGTCATAATCTGGGGATTGCCGTTATTCTTGATGTTGTCTATAATCACCTGGGTCCAGAGGGAAATTATTTATCTGATTATGGTTATTACTTTACGGATAAATACAAAACTCCATGGGGTCCTGCTTTTAATTATGATGATGCATATAGCGATGAAGTGAGAGAGTTTATCATTAATAATGCTATTTACTGGGTTAAGGAGTACCATATTGATGGATTGAGACTAGATGCAATACATGGAATATTTGATTTCAGCCCTAAACACATTATCTCTGATATAAGAAAGGCGGTGCACAACGAGGGTAAAAAACTCGACAGAAAAGTTTTTATTATTGCTGAAAGTGATTTAAATGACGTGAGGGTTGTAAATCCGCCATATAAAGGAGGCTACGGTGTTGATGCCCAATGGAATGATGATTTTCATCATTCACTGCATAGTTTATTAACAGAGGAAAAGATTGGATATTATCAGGATTTTGGGCATTTCAATCAGCTCGTTAAGGCATTAAAAGAAGGTTTTGCATATACGGGGCAGTATTCCGGTTATAGAAAAAAAAGGCATGGAAGCTCATCAAAACATTTACCTCCTTCAAGATTTGTCGCCTTTTCACAAAACCATGATCAAATAGGAAATAGAATGATGGGTGAAAGATTAAGTAGCATAATTGGCACAGATTCTTTAAAACTTGCTGCTGCTATTGTAGTTTTATCTCCTTTTATACCTCTTATTTTTATGGGAGAGGAGTATGCTGAAAACAGCCCTTTTCAATATTTTGTAAGTCACTCTGATCCCGAATTAATAGACAATGTAAGAAAAGGAAGAACAGATGAATTTGCTTCCTTCAACTGGCAGGAAGAAATTCCTGATCCACAAGATGCAAAGACGTTCTTACGTTCAAAAATTGATCTCAATCTCAGGTATTCCGGAAAACACAAAGAGATTTTTAAAGTTTACAGAACTCTTATAAAACTTAGGAAAGATAATCCTTCGCTGGGGGTATTTGAAAGAAAAAATATAAAGGTGGAGTCCTTTGACAGAGTTTTAATCATAAAACGGAAACTAAATCGAGAACAGACTGCTTGCATATTTAACTTTCATAATAGAGCCGCAAGCATAGAGGTAAAGCTTGATACTGGTACGTGGATAAATCTATTTAGTATTACAGAAAGCCTTGAAAATACCATTGTTTCTAATGGCTCTGTTGTTATTGAACTTGATAAATATGCATTTCTTATTTTAAAAAAGTTAAAATAG